The following coding sequences lie in one Frigoribacterium sp. SL97 genomic window:
- a CDS encoding sensor histidine kinase, translating to MPHLPLAVRPRPGGHLPPLARMRRYVTWSFVALALFTTLVLVVTLVAEGTSWWLVAASGAAGALVTAHSFFWERRPPVPLAVAGLVVSYLVWLAVPLGGHNALLLFPFGLTVGYLATTPPSASWRWVVAAVVAALVPVVVVEVDAAAPLVGLSTVVVIGLLSLYGICRLNRYGFDLYLEIDAARETQSELAVMRERYRFSVDLHDIQGQALHVGRLQLQLADKTLDRDPAAARRHLREAEQLIVQTIAETRRLAYGERTLTLAGELANSAELIRAAGIELEVTGVPPVGHPADDLFGHVVREATTNVLRHAQAERVSIVLGPESVEVVNDGAPEPLRGLSGLARLGERFAAVGGTVTTRLENGRFRVEARATATGAGGASRPTATRAGAAPAASTGASTGASTAASTGTGPA from the coding sequence ATGCCCCACCTCCCGCTGGCCGTGCGTCCTCGACCGGGCGGCCACCTGCCCCCGCTCGCGCGCATGCGGCGGTACGTCACGTGGTCGTTCGTGGCGCTCGCGCTCTTCACCACCCTCGTCCTGGTCGTGACGCTGGTGGCCGAGGGCACCTCCTGGTGGTTGGTGGCGGCCTCCGGCGCCGCGGGGGCTCTCGTCACGGCCCACTCGTTCTTCTGGGAACGCCGCCCACCCGTGCCGTTGGCCGTCGCCGGTCTCGTCGTCTCGTACCTCGTCTGGCTGGCGGTCCCGCTCGGCGGGCACAACGCCCTGCTGCTCTTCCCCTTCGGCCTCACCGTCGGGTACCTGGCGACGACGCCCCCGTCCGCCTCCTGGCGATGGGTCGTCGCCGCCGTGGTCGCGGCGCTCGTGCCCGTGGTGGTCGTCGAGGTCGACGCGGCCGCACCGCTCGTGGGGCTGTCGACGGTGGTCGTGATCGGCCTGCTGTCGCTCTACGGGATCTGTCGGCTGAACCGGTACGGGTTCGACCTGTACCTCGAGATCGACGCGGCCCGCGAGACCCAGTCCGAGCTCGCCGTGATGCGCGAGCGGTACCGGTTCTCGGTCGACCTGCACGACATCCAAGGGCAGGCCCTGCACGTCGGTCGCCTGCAGCTGCAGTTGGCCGACAAGACCCTGGACCGCGACCCCGCCGCCGCGCGACGGCACCTCCGCGAGGCCGAGCAGCTGATCGTGCAGACCATCGCCGAGACCCGTCGGCTGGCCTACGGCGAACGCACGCTCACGCTCGCCGGCGAACTGGCCAACTCGGCCGAATTGATCCGGGCGGCGGGCATCGAGCTCGAGGTCACGGGCGTCCCTCCCGTCGGTCACCCTGCCGACGACCTCTTCGGCCACGTCGTGCGTGAGGCCACGACGAACGTGCTGCGTCACGCCCAGGCGGAGCGGGTCTCCATCGTGCTCGGCCCCGAGTCGGTCGAGGTCGTCAACGACGGTGCCCCCGAGCCCCTGCGCGGACTCAGCGGCCTCGCCCGTCTCGGCGAGAGGTTCGCCGCGGTCGGCGGCACGGTGACCACCCGGCTCGAGAACGGCCGGTTCCGGGTCGAGGCGAGGGCGACGGCGACGGGAGCCGGCGGAGCATCCCGGCCGACGGCGACACGGGCCGGGGCGGCCCCCGCGGCATCGACCGGGGCGTCGACCGGGGCGTCGACCGCGGCGTCGACCGGCACGGGGCCCGCATGA
- a CDS encoding ABC transporter ATP-binding protein has protein sequence MTNSTDTTPRPAVAPGSAERGDAVISTHGLRCSYGSFTAVDGLDLTVHRGELYALLGTNGAGKTTTLEVLEGQRTADAGRVEVLGGDPTDRGRIRPRIGTMLQDSGLAPELTVRESVQLSGAVSGRDDDVDRVLGLVGVDHKASARVARLSGGERRRVDFAAAVWGTPELVFLDEPTTGLDPAARDALWAVVAGLREAGVTFVLTTHYLEEAAENADRIGLMHRGRIRREGTVADLTAGSTTSIRFVAPGPLDGLPLQVARTENDLVVIETDDAQRDLGALLGWAADADRPLARLTVHESGLDDVFRDLGRAS, from the coding sequence ATGACGAACTCCACCGACACCACGCCCCGACCGGCCGTCGCGCCCGGCTCCGCCGAGCGCGGCGACGCCGTCATCTCGACGCACGGCCTCCGCTGTTCGTACGGCTCGTTCACCGCCGTCGACGGCCTCGACCTGACCGTCCACCGCGGCGAGCTGTACGCGCTCCTCGGCACGAACGGTGCCGGCAAGACCACCACGCTCGAGGTGCTCGAAGGGCAACGCACGGCCGACGCGGGCCGGGTCGAGGTGCTCGGCGGTGATCCGACCGACCGGGGGCGCATCCGACCGCGCATCGGCACGATGTTGCAGGACTCGGGCCTCGCCCCCGAGCTCACCGTGCGCGAGAGCGTCCAGCTGTCGGGCGCCGTCTCGGGTCGCGACGACGACGTCGACCGCGTGCTCGGCCTCGTCGGCGTGGACCACAAGGCCTCGGCCCGGGTCGCACGGCTCTCGGGCGGCGAGCGGCGGCGGGTCGACTTCGCCGCGGCCGTCTGGGGCACGCCCGAGCTGGTCTTCCTCGACGAACCCACCACGGGCCTCGACCCCGCGGCACGGGACGCGCTCTGGGCCGTGGTCGCCGGACTCCGGGAGGCGGGGGTCACCTTCGTCCTGACCACCCACTACCTCGAGGAAGCCGCCGAGAACGCCGACCGCATCGGTCTGATGCACCGCGGGCGCATCCGCCGCGAAGGGACCGTCGCCGACCTCACCGCCGGCAGCACGACCTCCATCCGCTTCGTCGCCCCCGGCCCGCTGGACGGCCTCCCGCTGCAGGTCGCCCGGACCGAGAACGACCTCGTCGTGATCGAGACCGACGACGCCCAGCGCGACCTCGGGGCGTTGCTCGGCTGGGCGGCCGACGCCGATCGCCCGTTGGCCCGTCTCACGGTGCACGAGTCGGGACTCGACGACGTGTTCCGCGACCTCGGCCGCGCCTCCTGA
- the epsC gene encoding serine O-acetyltransferase EpsC: MRLVARLREDLDTVRRRDPAARGRLETALVYSGLHAVWAHRVTSRLWRAGPAPRLLGSRFAARLLSQAVRSLTGVEIHPGARLGARLFIDHGMGVVIGETAVVGDDCTIFHGVTLGGKGRGGALGRRHPTVGDGVMIGAGAAVLGGVTVGSGSVVGANAVVTKDVPAGSVAVGVPAVARPRRP, from the coding sequence GTGCGGTTGGTCGCGCGCCTCCGCGAGGACCTCGACACCGTCCGGAGGCGCGACCCGGCTGCCCGAGGACGCCTCGAGACCGCCCTCGTCTACTCGGGCCTGCACGCGGTGTGGGCGCACCGCGTGACCTCGAGACTGTGGCGTGCGGGGCCGGCACCGCGCCTCCTCGGGTCGCGGTTCGCCGCCCGCCTGCTGTCGCAGGCGGTCCGATCGCTGACCGGCGTCGAGATCCACCCCGGGGCTCGCCTCGGGGCCCGTCTGTTCATCGACCACGGCATGGGCGTCGTGATCGGCGAGACCGCGGTCGTCGGTGACGACTGCACGATCTTCCACGGAGTGACCCTCGGGGGCAAGGGACGCGGAGGCGCGCTCGGCCGCCGGCACCCCACCGTCGGTGACGGCGTGATGATCGGTGCCGGGGCCGCCGTGCTCGGCGGCGTCACCGTGGGCAGCGGCAGCGTCGTCGGGGCCAACGCGGTCGTGACCAAGGACGTTCCGGCCGGGTCGGTCGCGGTGGGCGTGCCCGCCGTCGCCCGGCCGCGTCGGCCTTGA
- the cysK gene encoding cysteine synthase A, with product MPGIHADITSAFGNTPLVKLNSLPAEGGAEVLAKLEFYNPGASVKDRLGVAIVDAAEASGDLKPGGTIVEGSSGNTGISLALVGAARGYRVIVTMPETMSVERRTVMKAYGATIVLTPGPEGMKGAVERAKQIAAETENAIWAQQFETQANAEIHRRTTAPEILRDTDGKIDFFVAGVGTGGTITGVGQVLHEKVPGVKVVAVEPADSPLLSEGKAGPHKIQGIGANFVPEVLDRSQIDEVFPVQLDDALRVARDLATKEGILSGISSGAIIHAALEIAKRPENAGKRIVAIVCDTGERYLSTVLFQDLADA from the coding sequence ATGCCCGGAATCCACGCCGACATCACCTCGGCCTTCGGCAACACCCCGCTCGTCAAGCTCAACTCGCTGCCCGCCGAGGGCGGGGCCGAGGTGCTGGCCAAGCTCGAGTTCTACAACCCGGGGGCCAGCGTGAAGGACCGTCTCGGCGTCGCCATCGTCGACGCGGCCGAGGCCTCCGGCGACCTGAAGCCCGGCGGCACGATCGTCGAGGGCTCGAGTGGCAACACGGGCATCTCGCTGGCCCTGGTCGGAGCCGCCCGCGGCTACCGGGTGATCGTCACGATGCCCGAGACGATGAGCGTCGAACGACGCACCGTCATGAAGGCCTACGGCGCGACGATCGTGCTGACCCCCGGACCCGAGGGCATGAAGGGCGCCGTCGAACGCGCCAAGCAGATCGCGGCCGAGACCGAGAACGCGATCTGGGCCCAGCAGTTCGAGACGCAGGCCAACGCCGAGATCCACCGCCGCACGACCGCGCCCGAGATCCTGCGCGACACCGACGGGAAGATCGACTTCTTCGTGGCGGGCGTCGGGACCGGCGGCACCATCACGGGCGTCGGTCAGGTGCTGCACGAGAAGGTCCCCGGTGTGAAGGTCGTCGCGGTCGAGCCCGCCGACTCGCCCCTGCTGAGCGAGGGCAAGGCCGGCCCGCACAAGATCCAGGGCATCGGGGCGAACTTCGTGCCCGAGGTGCTCGACCGCTCGCAGATCGACGAGGTGTTCCCCGTGCAGCTCGACGACGCCCTGCGCGTCGCGCGCGACCTCGCCACGAAGGAAGGCATCCTCTCGGGCATCTCGTCGGGGGCGATCATCCACGCCGCACTCGAGATCGCGAAGCGACCCGAGAACGCCGGCAAGCGCATCGTCGCCATCGTCTGCGACACCGGAGAGCGTTACCTGTCGACCGTGCTGTTCCAGGACCTCGCGGACGCCTAG
- a CDS encoding FAD-binding oxidoreductase — MTDVQQKKSPAVDGVKHMKWWGWGVEGVAFHHDDKPAFAPFVKKIVGVELSQGHDTGLSFDDLDVPSSRVGTEVLDSLVQIVGDGQVVTDDHDRVVHTYGKSIRDLIRIRAGRLDRVPDVVVYPADEDEIQRIVDLAVASDLVLIPFGGGSNIVGSLEPLPAEERTIVSLDMGRLDKVLDIDEDGGLARIQAGGQGPDLEEQLNARGWTLGHFPDSFTHSTMGGWVATRSSGMQSDKYGDIADITKGLRVVRPGGVLSIRAVPSASTGPSLREMIIGSEGRLGVITEVTAQVHRLPEKREILAYLFPSWHDGLAAMQAIAESDVSPSVTRVSDAHETAFSFATSKPGKGISQKVTDLLPTILKAKGWDVDAMCLSFIGYEGSPEHVAHTQKAVAKIVKANKGMSVGKGPGKLYDQKKFDTPYLRDFFMDHGGAADVSETAAPWSKLRLVSSRVYAAANQAFDSIGKQGWIMGHLSHSYHSGACLYFTFAFEHGDDAEAEYDVVKHAIQQAFIDTGATVSHHHGVGLEHQPWLAQDVSPEGVAVMQGLFDSADPGRVFNPGKVTGA; from the coding sequence GTGACCGACGTCCAACAGAAGAAGAGTCCTGCCGTCGACGGCGTCAAGCACATGAAGTGGTGGGGCTGGGGCGTCGAGGGCGTCGCCTTCCACCACGACGACAAGCCCGCCTTCGCCCCCTTCGTCAAGAAGATCGTGGGCGTCGAGTTGTCCCAGGGGCACGACACCGGCCTCTCGTTCGACGACCTCGACGTCCCCTCGTCCCGGGTCGGCACCGAGGTGCTCGACTCGCTCGTGCAGATCGTGGGCGACGGCCAGGTCGTCACCGACGACCACGACCGGGTCGTCCACACCTACGGCAAGAGCATCCGCGACCTGATCCGCATCCGCGCCGGACGTCTCGACCGGGTGCCCGACGTCGTCGTGTACCCGGCCGACGAGGACGAGATCCAGCGCATCGTCGACCTGGCCGTCGCGAGCGACCTCGTCCTCATCCCCTTCGGCGGCGGCAGCAACATCGTCGGCAGCCTCGAACCGCTGCCCGCGGAGGAGCGCACGATCGTCTCGCTCGACATGGGCCGGCTCGACAAGGTGCTCGACATCGACGAGGACGGCGGACTGGCGCGCATCCAGGCCGGCGGTCAGGGCCCCGACCTCGAGGAGCAGCTCAACGCCCGCGGTTGGACCCTCGGTCACTTCCCGGACAGCTTCACCCACTCGACCATGGGCGGCTGGGTCGCCACCCGCTCGTCGGGCATGCAGAGCGACAAGTACGGCGACATCGCCGACATCACCAAGGGGCTGCGGGTCGTGCGCCCCGGCGGCGTGCTGTCGATCCGCGCCGTGCCGAGCGCGTCGACGGGTCCGTCGCTGCGCGAGATGATCATCGGCAGCGAAGGACGTCTCGGCGTCATCACCGAGGTCACCGCCCAGGTGCACCGCCTGCCCGAGAAGCGCGAGATCCTCGCCTACCTGTTCCCGTCGTGGCACGACGGCCTCGCCGCCATGCAGGCCATCGCCGAGAGCGACGTGAGCCCGTCGGTCACCCGCGTCAGCGACGCACACGAGACCGCCTTCTCGTTCGCCACGTCGAAGCCGGGCAAGGGCATCTCGCAGAAGGTCACCGACCTGCTGCCGACCATCCTGAAGGCCAAGGGCTGGGACGTCGACGCGATGTGCCTGTCGTTCATCGGCTACGAGGGCAGCCCCGAGCACGTCGCCCACACCCAGAAGGCCGTCGCCAAGATCGTCAAGGCGAACAAGGGCATGAGCGTCGGCAAGGGGCCGGGCAAGCTCTACGACCAGAAGAAGTTCGACACGCCCTACCTGCGCGACTTCTTCATGGACCACGGAGGCGCGGCGGACGTCTCCGAGACCGCCGCCCCCTGGTCGAAGCTGCGCCTCGTGTCGTCGCGCGTCTACGCCGCGGCGAACCAGGCCTTCGACAGCATCGGCAAGCAGGGCTGGATCATGGGCCACCTGTCGCACTCGTACCACTCGGGCGCGTGCCTGTACTTCACCTTCGCCTTCGAGCACGGTGACGACGCCGAGGCCGAGTACGACGTGGTCAAGCACGCCATCCAGCAGGCGTTCATCGACACCGGGGCGACCGTCTCGCACCACCACGGCGTCGGGCTCGAGCACCAGCCGTGGCTCGCACAGGACGTCTCGCCCGAGGGCGTGGCCGTCATGCAGGGGCTGTTCGACTCGGCCGACCCGGGGCGCGTGTTCAACCCCGGGAAGGTGACGGGCGCGTAG
- a CDS encoding lysophospholipid acyltransferase family protein encodes MKDDGERRREHARLDAVAQRVDDVRADVAQRAGDVAQRAGGVAQRAGDVASDVRDRFSSRRHAMARYVAQRMVLKPTIWSITDVTVIDRDRVEGLTGGFIVVANHSSHLDAPLILGALPRKLARYLATGAAADYFFDVPWRRQLTELFFNAFPVQRGSGTPASAVDATRASSSGASAGSTPQSSARRRAAAKAAARGRQGQPTVSARSLLQRGYPVLVFPEGTRSKDGTVAAFKPGAAALASACGVPVVPLALIGANIAQPRGRSWPRPGRLPVGVAFGDPMRPHDGESVTDFSTRVRTEILRLKDANTARILGPSDPLEGERP; translated from the coding sequence GTGAAGGACGACGGGGAACGACGCCGCGAACACGCCCGCCTCGACGCCGTGGCCCAGCGGGTCGACGACGTCAGGGCCGACGTCGCCCAGCGAGCCGGGGACGTCGCCCAGCGGGCCGGTGGCGTCGCCCAGCGTGCCGGTGACGTCGCGAGCGACGTCCGCGACCGCTTCAGCTCGCGGCGACACGCGATGGCCCGCTACGTCGCGCAGCGCATGGTGCTCAAGCCGACGATCTGGTCGATCACCGACGTGACGGTCATCGACCGCGACCGGGTCGAGGGCCTCACCGGGGGCTTCATCGTCGTCGCGAACCACTCGAGCCACCTGGACGCGCCGCTCATCCTCGGTGCCCTGCCGCGCAAGCTCGCGCGCTACCTGGCCACGGGCGCCGCGGCCGACTACTTCTTCGACGTGCCCTGGCGGCGTCAGCTGACCGAACTGTTCTTCAACGCGTTCCCGGTGCAGCGGGGCTCGGGGACCCCGGCCTCCGCGGTCGACGCGACCCGCGCCTCCTCGTCCGGTGCGTCGGCGGGGTCGACTCCGCAGAGCTCGGCCCGCCGACGCGCCGCGGCCAAGGCGGCCGCCCGGGGGCGTCAGGGGCAGCCCACGGTCAGTGCTCGATCGCTGCTGCAGCGCGGCTACCCCGTGCTGGTGTTCCCCGAGGGCACCCGCTCGAAGGACGGCACCGTCGCCGCCTTCAAGCCCGGCGCCGCCGCCCTCGCCTCGGCCTGCGGCGTGCCGGTCGTGCCGCTCGCCCTGATCGGGGCCAACATCGCCCAACCGCGCGGCCGCAGCTGGCCCCGGCCCGGCCGACTGCCCGTCGGAGTCGCGTTCGGCGACCCGATGCGGCCCCACGACGGCGAGTCCGTCACCGACTTCTCGACGCGCGTGCGCACCGAGATCCTGCGTCTGAAGGACGCCAACACCGCCCGCATCCTGGGCCCGTCAGACCCGCTCGAAGGAGAACGCCCGTGA
- a CDS encoding SDR family NAD(P)-dependent oxidoreductase — MAVALVTGGTSGIGAEFARQLSMRGWDIVLVARDLTRLDETATALRALGRDVEVLAADLGDRRDVDRVAERLADPTRPVDLLVNNAGFGMHTPLTSTDVAAHDLAFEVMCRAVLVLSGAAARSMRERGRGRIVNVSSTAGLMAMGSYSAIKAWVTSYSEGLSVELKGTGVGVTALLPGWVRTEFHQRAGIKSSSIPNALWLSTEQLVVACLRDVDKGKVISMPTLRYKVLMGLVRHAPKGAVRAASGAISSSRRKPVGQ, encoded by the coding sequence ATGGCTGTAGCGCTCGTCACCGGGGGCACGTCCGGCATCGGAGCCGAATTCGCCCGCCAACTCTCCATGCGCGGCTGGGACATCGTCCTGGTCGCTCGTGACCTCACCCGACTCGACGAGACGGCGACCGCCCTGCGCGCGCTCGGCCGTGACGTCGAGGTGCTCGCGGCCGACCTCGGCGACCGTCGCGACGTCGACCGGGTGGCCGAACGGCTGGCCGACCCGACCCGCCCCGTCGACCTGCTGGTGAACAATGCCGGTTTCGGCATGCACACCCCGCTGACCTCCACCGACGTCGCCGCGCACGACCTCGCGTTCGAGGTCATGTGCCGGGCCGTGCTCGTGCTCTCGGGTGCGGCGGCGAGGTCCATGCGCGAGCGCGGCCGCGGTCGCATCGTCAACGTGTCGAGCACCGCGGGGCTGATGGCCATGGGCAGCTACTCGGCGATCAAGGCGTGGGTGACCTCGTACAGCGAGGGTCTCTCGGTCGAGCTCAAGGGCACCGGCGTGGGCGTCACGGCCCTCCTGCCGGGCTGGGTGCGGACGGAGTTCCATCAGCGTGCCGGCATAAAGTCGTCGTCCATACCCAACGCCCTGTGGCTCAGCACCGAACAACTCGTGGTCGCCTGTCTGCGCGACGTCGACAAAGGCAAGGTGATCTCCATGCCCACGCTTCGGTACAAGGTGCTGATGGGATTGGTCCGGCACGCCCCCAAGGGCGCCGTCCGGGCCGCGTCCGGCGCGATCTCGTCGAGCCGCCGCAAGCCGGTGGGGCAGTGA
- a CDS encoding SDR family oxidoreductase — protein MSSTPGLALPDQTPGATRVDLGGSHVLLTGGTGFVGQAILERLLSSHPGTTVTLLIRPKAGTSAEGRLRHLLKKPVFASWREAVGAEGVEKALAERLRVIESGLGDLPDLPDDLDVVIHSASTVSFDPPIDQAFETNVGGAVGLYEALRKTGTDPHVVHVSTAYVGGIRKGVFPEASLGHTVDWRVERAAAADARARVEAASRQPETLRTFLAQGRAAHGKTGPQAVATAAEDARVAWVKARLVDYGRTRAETLGWTDVYTLTKAFAERAAEELWAEAGHRLSVVRPAIVESAHRHPYPGWIDGFKVADPLIMSYARGLLPEFPGVPDSVLDVIPVDYVVNVILTVAANPVEAGSPQYFHASSGGSNPFSILRMFENLKAFFTANPLPRDEHSSIEAPHWNFPGVRKVEGAIRTANRVNDVREAVLTRLPSTLRTRTALAGVQTRRADLESLQSLTDLYRHYVQSEIIFDDRRTRALHAGLPAGSPADIGFDVTDVDWEAYFQEVHFPSITSMTRAFSVRPAASAAVADTRALPPRDDVVAVFDLEGTVLDSNIVEQYLWVRSAGFRKAAWPGEVASLLTSLPRYLRAEGRDRGEFIRTFSRRYEGMPVARLSGVVRSRGYADTVLRHTLPDALARLAEHRAAGHRTVLVTGSIDTLTTPLAHLFDDVVASTMHQRSGVYTGYLAQPPLVDEARAAWLRQYAQANDIDLSGSYGYGDSFADLAWLEMVGHPNAVNPDSNLAREALRRRWSIRDWTRSGPHGRSGTSTTSGTSSTTAKGDGGRA, from the coding sequence ATGAGCTCCACCCCCGGCCTCGCGCTGCCCGACCAGACCCCGGGCGCCACCCGAGTCGACCTCGGCGGCTCGCACGTCCTGCTCACCGGCGGCACCGGCTTCGTCGGCCAGGCGATCCTCGAGCGTCTGCTCTCGTCGCACCCCGGCACGACGGTCACGCTCCTCATCCGACCGAAGGCCGGCACCTCGGCCGAGGGGCGTCTGCGGCACCTGCTGAAGAAGCCGGTCTTCGCCTCGTGGCGCGAGGCCGTCGGGGCCGAGGGCGTCGAGAAGGCCCTCGCCGAGCGGCTCCGGGTGATCGAGAGCGGTCTGGGCGACCTGCCCGACCTGCCCGACGACCTCGACGTCGTCATCCACAGCGCGTCCACGGTGTCGTTCGACCCGCCGATCGACCAGGCCTTCGAGACCAACGTCGGCGGGGCGGTCGGGCTCTACGAGGCCCTGCGGAAGACGGGCACCGACCCGCACGTCGTGCACGTGTCGACCGCCTACGTCGGCGGCATCCGCAAGGGCGTGTTCCCCGAGGCGTCGCTCGGCCACACCGTCGACTGGCGTGTCGAGCGCGCCGCCGCCGCCGACGCCCGCGCCCGGGTCGAGGCCGCCTCCCGCCAGCCCGAGACGCTTCGCACCTTCCTCGCCCAGGGTCGTGCGGCGCACGGCAAGACCGGTCCGCAGGCGGTCGCCACGGCCGCAGAAGACGCCCGCGTCGCCTGGGTCAAGGCCCGTCTCGTCGACTACGGACGCACCCGGGCCGAGACGCTCGGCTGGACCGACGTCTACACGCTGACCAAGGCCTTCGCCGAGCGCGCCGCCGAAGAGCTCTGGGCCGAGGCCGGGCACCGCCTGTCGGTCGTCCGACCGGCGATCGTCGAGAGCGCCCACCGGCACCCCTACCCCGGCTGGATCGACGGCTTCAAGGTCGCCGACCCGCTGATCATGTCGTACGCCCGCGGGCTGCTGCCCGAGTTCCCCGGCGTGCCCGACAGCGTGCTCGACGTGATCCCGGTCGACTACGTCGTCAACGTCATCCTCACCGTCGCGGCGAACCCGGTCGAGGCCGGCAGCCCCCAGTACTTCCACGCCAGCTCGGGCGGCAGCAACCCGTTCTCGATCCTGCGCATGTTCGAGAACCTCAAGGCGTTCTTCACGGCCAACCCGCTGCCCCGCGACGAGCACTCGTCGATCGAGGCGCCGCACTGGAACTTCCCAGGCGTGCGCAAGGTCGAGGGCGCCATCCGCACCGCGAACCGTGTCAACGACGTCCGCGAGGCCGTGCTCACGCGACTGCCGAGCACGCTGCGCACCCGGACGGCGCTGGCCGGGGTCCAGACGCGGCGGGCCGACCTCGAGTCGCTGCAGAGCCTCACCGACCTCTACCGCCACTACGTGCAGTCCGAGATCATCTTCGACGACCGACGCACCCGGGCCCTGCACGCCGGACTCCCCGCGGGCTCGCCCGCGGACATCGGCTTCGACGTGACCGACGTCGACTGGGAGGCCTACTTCCAAGAAGTGCACTTCCCGTCCATCACCTCGATGACCCGGGCGTTCTCGGTGCGACCCGCCGCGTCGGCCGCCGTCGCCGACACGCGGGCCCTGCCGCCGCGCGACGACGTCGTGGCCGTGTTCGACCTCGAGGGCACGGTGCTCGACAGCAACATCGTCGAGCAGTACCTCTGGGTGCGCTCGGCCGGGTTCCGCAAGGCCGCCTGGCCCGGCGAGGTCGCCAGCCTGCTCACCTCGCTGCCGCGCTACCTCCGGGCCGAGGGTCGCGACCGCGGCGAGTTCATCCGCACGTTCTCCCGACGGTACGAGGGCATGCCCGTCGCGCGGCTCTCGGGAGTGGTCCGGTCACGCGGCTACGCCGACACGGTCCTGCGCCACACCCTCCCCGACGCGCTCGCCCGACTGGCCGAGCACCGTGCCGCCGGGCACCGCACGGTACTGGTCACGGGCTCGATCGACACCCTGACGACTCCCCTGGCACACCTCTTCGACGACGTCGTCGCCAGCACGATGCACCAGCGCAGCGGCGTCTACACGGGTTACCTCGCACAGCCTCCGCTGGTCGACGAGGCCCGTGCCGCCTGGCTGCGCCAGTACGCCCAGGCGAACGACATCGATCTCTCGGGGTCGTACGGTTATGGTGACTCGTTCGCCGACCTCGCCTGGCTCGAGATGGTCGGCCACCCGAACGCGGTCAACCCCGACAGCAATCTGGCACGCGAGGCGCTCCGAAGAAGATGGAGCATCCGCGATTGGACTCGCAGCGGCCCCCACGGCAGAAGCGGCACCAGCACCACGAGCGGCACCAGCAGCACCACAGCGAAAGGAGACGGAGGCAGGGCCTGA
- a CDS encoding helix-turn-helix domain-containing protein — translation MKTSHLRHFLVAADVLHFPVAADKLGISRQKLESSIEALELEFGAKLFDRDVTPYRLTKAGKAAVVVAEDELASPSTPTPPPPPPAGGKAKASKGKGRTPAVKGQPKPFKKRQGR, via the coding sequence GTGAAGACCAGCCACCTGAGACACTTCCTGGTCGCGGCCGACGTGCTGCACTTCCCGGTGGCGGCCGACAAGCTCGGCATCTCGCGGCAGAAGCTCGAGTCGTCGATCGAGGCCCTCGAGCTCGAGTTCGGTGCGAAGCTGTTCGACCGCGACGTCACGCCCTACCGGTTGACCAAGGCCGGCAAGGCGGCGGTGGTCGTCGCCGAGGACGAACTGGCGAGTCCTTCCACCCCGACCCCGCCGCCACCCCCGCCGGCCGGCGGCAAGGCCAAGGCGTCGAAGGGCAAGGGCCGTACGCCCGCCGTCAAGGGCCAGCCCAAGCCGTTCAAGAAGCGCCAGGGCCGCTAG
- a CDS encoding biopolymer transporter Tol, translating into MSAEPLVTPDGRYLVVRGRLWRRTDPRLDEATRASLVHDLMEARRAKKTALAADDAAAVEDARARVDAAKTLLGERGPVWCDDDAPDETRRMARNTRYADWFATVGPDAATN; encoded by the coding sequence ATGAGCGCCGAACCCCTGGTCACGCCCGACGGCCGGTACCTCGTGGTCCGCGGCCGGCTGTGGCGCCGGACCGATCCTCGCCTCGACGAGGCGACCCGCGCCTCCTTGGTCCACGACCTGATGGAGGCGCGACGCGCGAAGAAGACGGCGCTGGCCGCCGACGACGCTGCCGCCGTCGAGGACGCGCGGGCCCGGGTCGACGCCGCGAAGACGTTGCTTGGTGAACGCGGCCCGGTGTGGTGCGACGACGACGCCCCCGACGAGACCCGCCGCATGGCACGGAACACGCGGTACGCGGATTGGTTCGCCACGGTCGGGCCCGACGCCGCCACGAACTGA
- a CDS encoding HepT-like ribonuclease domain-containing protein, with the protein MNPSPDRAERWLVDLDATLAASAELVSRGREAFDGDPALPLAFEALANRAGDLSKRLVAYDGTRFHEVEFSLAAKNRDFVVHHYDRLDRETLWQTVTRSFPLLHSLVQRHRRDG; encoded by the coding sequence GTGAACCCCTCTCCGGACCGCGCCGAACGTTGGCTGGTCGACCTCGACGCGACCCTGGCGGCCTCGGCCGAGCTCGTGTCCCGTGGTCGCGAGGCGTTCGACGGCGACCCTGCGCTTCCGTTGGCGTTCGAGGCGCTGGCCAACCGGGCCGGTGACCTGAGCAAGCGCTTGGTCGCGTACGACGGCACGAGGTTCCACGAGGTCGAGTTCTCACTCGCCGCCAAGAATCGCGACTTCGTCGTCCATCACTACGATCGCCTCGACCGTGAGACCCTCTGGCAGACCGTGACCCGGAGCTTTCCCCTCCTGCACTCCCTCGTGCAGCGTCACCGACGCGACGGATGA